In a genomic window of Mucilaginibacter sp. KACC 22063:
- a CDS encoding menaquinone biosynthetic enzyme MqnA/MqnD family protein has product MNKIRISAVSYTNTKPFLYGIEHTDIINKIDLSLDIPSDCAQKLIDDKADIGLIPVAAALNLPDWHIVSNYCIGAVGPVDSVFIFSNCDINDVKNIQLDPESRSSNNLAKVLMKNHWKISPNQIVNAPDYAACAEPDTAFVQIGDRTFGKKKKFPFVYDLAEEWQKMTGLPFTFAAWIANKPIPQEFIDEFNESLQYGLDHREDLFKELPMRDDFDIKDYLTNKIDFPLTDAKKQALYLFLDYIRAL; this is encoded by the coding sequence TTGAATAAAATACGTATATCGGCTGTTAGTTATACTAACACCAAACCCTTTCTATACGGTATAGAACATACCGACATTATTAATAAAATTGATCTGAGCCTTGACATTCCTTCAGATTGTGCTCAGAAACTGATAGATGACAAGGCAGACATCGGCCTTATACCTGTAGCCGCAGCATTAAACTTGCCTGATTGGCATATTGTATCCAACTATTGCATTGGCGCCGTTGGTCCGGTTGATTCTGTGTTCATTTTCAGCAACTGCGACATTAATGATGTAAAGAACATTCAGCTTGATCCGGAGTCGCGCTCCTCAAATAACCTGGCAAAGGTACTGATGAAAAATCACTGGAAAATTAGCCCTAACCAAATTGTTAATGCACCTGACTATGCCGCTTGCGCCGAGCCGGACACAGCTTTTGTACAAATAGGCGACCGTACCTTTGGCAAAAAGAAAAAGTTTCCGTTTGTGTATGACCTTGCCGAAGAATGGCAAAAAATGACCGGCCTGCCTTTTACCTTTGCAGCATGGATAGCCAATAAGCCAATTCCACAGGAATTTATAGATGAGTTTAACGAGTCATTACAATACGGGCTGGATCACCGCGAAGACTTGTTTAAGGAACTACCTATGCGAGACGATTTTGATATCAAAGATTATCTTACCAATAAAATAGATTTCCCGCTGACTGATGCCAAAAAACAAGCTTTATACTTGTTTTTAGATTACATCAGAGCACTATAA
- a CDS encoding MFS transporter, with product MEAKNNPKTIRAWAMFDWANSSYNLVITSTIFPAYFTAITSTKENGDEVVFFGHRFINTALSNYVLAAAYMLIVLLLPILTSIADYKGTKKNYMQFFTLMGGLACCGLYFFKLSTLEFGMICFAIAAIGYCGGFVFYNSYLPQIATIDQQDAVSAKGFTYGYIGSVILQVICFLFVLSPKTFGITDATFPARLSFLLVGIWWIGFAQIPFARLPKGQPNAAVSQNYNVISGGFKELGRVWRKVKEMPLLKRYLPAFFFYSMGVQTIMLVAANFGAKELKLPQESLIGVILVIQLVAIGGATLMSRLSEKYGNVKVLIAVVFVWIGVCVAAYLTTSALQFYILAVVVGMVMGGIQSLSRSTYSKFLPQNITDTASYFSFFDVTEKLAIVIGLFCFGFVESLTHSMRNSALILAVFFIIGLILLFVLLSVERKINKNSEISRL from the coding sequence ATGGAAGCAAAAAACAACCCTAAAACCATTCGCGCCTGGGCTATGTTCGACTGGGCAAACTCTTCTTACAACTTAGTTATCACGTCAACAATTTTTCCGGCCTATTTTACAGCCATTACATCCACAAAAGAAAACGGAGATGAGGTCGTATTTTTTGGCCACCGGTTCATCAACACTGCGTTATCAAACTATGTGCTTGCGGCAGCTTATATGCTTATCGTTTTGCTTTTGCCTATACTTACTTCAATAGCCGATTATAAGGGTACCAAAAAAAATTACATGCAGTTTTTTACCCTGATGGGCGGCTTAGCCTGTTGCGGCTTATATTTTTTTAAACTGAGTACGCTTGAATTCGGCATGATCTGCTTTGCAATTGCAGCAATTGGCTATTGCGGTGGTTTTGTTTTTTATAACTCTTACCTGCCGCAAATTGCAACCATTGACCAACAGGACGCCGTAAGTGCGAAGGGGTTTACATATGGCTATATAGGTAGTGTTATATTGCAGGTCATTTGCTTTTTGTTTGTATTGTCGCCAAAAACATTCGGCATTACAGATGCTACTTTTCCGGCGCGCCTGTCGTTTCTATTAGTAGGAATATGGTGGATAGGGTTTGCACAAATTCCGTTTGCACGCTTACCTAAAGGGCAGCCAAACGCGGCTGTATCACAAAACTACAATGTGATCAGCGGCGGATTCAAAGAGTTAGGCCGTGTATGGCGCAAGGTGAAAGAAATGCCACTGTTAAAGCGTTATTTGCCGGCTTTCTTCTTTTATTCAATGGGGGTACAAACCATTATGCTGGTTGCAGCAAACTTTGGCGCTAAAGAATTGAAACTACCACAAGAAAGTTTGATCGGTGTCATACTGGTAATCCAACTGGTAGCCATTGGCGGTGCAACGCTGATGTCGCGCTTATCAGAAAAGTATGGTAACGTTAAAGTACTAATTGCCGTGGTATTTGTGTGGATTGGGGTTTGCGTAGCGGCCTATCTTACAACAAGCGCTCTTCAATTTTACATACTGGCCGTGGTAGTAGGCATGGTCATGGGCGGAATACAATCGCTGTCAAGGTCCACTTATTCCAAGTTTCTTCCTCAGAATATTACAGACACCGCATCTTACTTCAGCTTTTTTGATGTTACTGAAAAACTGGCAATAGTAATTGGTTTATTTTGCTTTGGTTTTGTTGAATCATTAACCCACAGTATGCGAAATTCTGCCTTGATATTAGCAGTTTTCTTCATCATTGGCTTAATCCTGTTATTTGTATTGCTTTCTGTTGAACGAAAAATTAATAAAAATTCGGAAATTAGCCGTTTATAA
- a CDS encoding SDR family oxidoreductase encodes MSTAKLNGQIALVTGGDSGIGKGVALALAEAGAKVVVNYAHHAEAAEEVVKHITDAGGEAFSCKADVSQEAQVQAMFKEVFKQYGTIDILVNNAGLQKDAKFVDMTLDEWNTVIGINLTGQFLCAREAAKEFIRRGVDDTRSRAAGKIICMSSVHEVIPWGGHVNYASSKGGIMMLMKSMAQELAPHKIRVVAIGPGAIQTPINKEAWETPEALNKLLTLIPYNRIGQPEDIGKLAAWLASDDADYITGTTIFSDGGMTLYPGFADNG; translated from the coding sequence ATGAGTACAGCAAAACTAAACGGACAAATTGCACTTGTAACAGGCGGCGATAGTGGTATTGGCAAGGGTGTGGCATTGGCACTGGCCGAAGCTGGTGCTAAAGTGGTGGTAAACTACGCACATCATGCCGAAGCAGCCGAAGAAGTAGTTAAGCATATTACAGATGCAGGCGGCGAGGCGTTCTCCTGCAAGGCAGATGTAAGCCAGGAAGCCCAAGTACAAGCTATGTTCAAGGAAGTATTTAAGCAATATGGCACTATCGACATTCTGGTAAACAATGCAGGCTTACAAAAGGACGCAAAGTTTGTTGACATGACCCTTGATGAATGGAATACGGTTATCGGTATTAACCTAACCGGGCAGTTCCTGTGCGCCCGTGAAGCTGCTAAAGAATTTATCCGTAGGGGAGTTGATGATACGCGTAGCCGTGCAGCCGGAAAGATAATTTGTATGAGTAGTGTGCACGAGGTTATTCCATGGGGAGGGCATGTAAATTATGCTTCAAGTAAAGGCGGTATAATGATGTTAATGAAAAGCATGGCACAAGAACTTGCCCCGCATAAGATACGTGTAGTGGCAATTGGTCCGGGTGCTATACAAACACCAATTAACAAAGAGGCCTGGGAAACCCCTGAAGCGCTTAATAAACTACTTACGCTTATACCATACAATAGAATTGGCCAGCCCGAAGACATTGGTAAACTGGCGGCCTGGTTAGCATCAGATGATGCAGATTATATCACAGGGACTACCATTTTCAGCGATGGTGGCATGACCTTGTACCCGGGCTTTGCAGACAACGGTTGA
- a CDS encoding O-acetylhomoserine aminocarboxypropyltransferase/cysteine synthase family protein: protein MSALNLKFETLQLHAGQEVDPTTGSRAVPLYQTSSYVFKNAEHGANLFALKEFGNIYTRLMNPTTDVFEKRIAALEGGVAALATASGQAAQFLALNNILQAGDNFVASPFLYGGSYNQFKVSFKRLGIEVRFAADDTAESLESKIDNNTKAIYLETIGNPGFSIADFDKVSALARKYDIPLIVDNTFGAGGYLFRPIEHGANVVVESATKWIGGHGTSIGGVIVDGGNYNWGNGKFPQFTEPSEGYHGLVFNDVFGIGGPFGNIQYIIRARVEGLRDFGPSQSPFNSFLFIQGLETLSLRVQRHVDNALELAQWLAQHPQVAKVNYPGLPSSPYHTLAKKYLKNGFGAVLSFELKGDKENAGKVIDNLQLVSHLANVGDAKTLIIQPSATTHQQLNEAEQLSAGVTPALLRVSVGIEHIDDIKADFEQAFAKIKQPQLQTELQ, encoded by the coding sequence ATGTCAGCTTTAAATTTAAAATTCGAAACCTTACAACTACACGCCGGACAAGAAGTTGATCCAACTACCGGATCACGTGCCGTGCCTTTATATCAAACCTCTTCTTACGTATTCAAAAATGCCGAGCACGGCGCAAATCTTTTTGCATTAAAAGAATTTGGGAACATTTACACCCGTTTAATGAACCCTACTACAGATGTATTTGAAAAACGCATAGCGGCATTAGAAGGCGGTGTTGCTGCACTGGCAACAGCATCGGGCCAGGCGGCACAATTTTTAGCATTAAACAACATCCTGCAAGCAGGCGATAATTTTGTGGCTTCGCCGTTTTTATATGGCGGTAGCTACAATCAGTTTAAGGTATCTTTTAAACGTTTAGGTATTGAGGTGCGTTTTGCAGCCGATGATACAGCCGAAAGCCTGGAAAGCAAAATCGATAACAATACAAAAGCAATTTACTTGGAAACCATTGGTAACCCGGGTTTTAGTATTGCCGACTTTGACAAAGTATCGGCGCTTGCACGTAAATACGATATCCCTTTAATTGTAGACAATACATTCGGAGCCGGTGGTTACCTTTTCCGTCCGATTGAGCATGGCGCAAACGTGGTGGTAGAATCAGCCACTAAATGGATTGGCGGACATGGCACCAGTATAGGCGGTGTAATTGTTGACGGTGGTAACTACAACTGGGGTAATGGTAAGTTCCCGCAATTTACCGAACCTTCTGAAGGATATCACGGCCTTGTATTTAATGATGTATTTGGTATCGGCGGCCCATTTGGTAACATCCAATATATCATCAGAGCACGTGTGGAAGGCTTGCGCGATTTTGGTCCTTCGCAATCACCATTCAATTCGTTTTTATTTATCCAGGGATTAGAAACGCTTTCATTACGTGTTCAGCGACATGTAGATAATGCTTTGGAACTGGCGCAATGGTTAGCACAGCATCCGCAGGTTGCTAAAGTGAATTATCCTGGCTTGCCATCATCGCCATATCATACACTGGCTAAAAAATATCTAAAGAACGGTTTTGGTGCTGTGCTGTCTTTCGAGCTGAAAGGCGATAAAGAAAATGCCGGTAAAGTGATAGATAATTTGCAGTTGGTGAGCCATCTTGCCAATGTGGGTGATGCCAAAACGTTGATCATACAACCGTCGGCAACTACACATCAGCAGCTGAATGAAGCCGAACAATTAAGTGCTGGCGTTACTCCTGCCCTGTTGCGTGTATCTGTTGGTATTGAGCATATAGACGATATCAAAGCAGATTTTGAGCAGGCTTTTGCCAAAATAAAACAACCACAACTACAAACCGAATTACAATAA
- a CDS encoding cold-shock protein, which translates to MKTGKVKWFNTQKGYGFIITEDGKDLFVHFKDVQGGVNAIKDNDTVEYDVEEGRKGLQAVKVKKI; encoded by the coding sequence ATGAAAACTGGAAAAGTAAAATGGTTTAATACACAAAAGGGTTATGGGTTTATTATAACCGAAGATGGCAAGGATCTATTTGTACACTTTAAAGACGTTCAGGGTGGCGTAAACGCTATAAAAGATAACGACACAGTTGAATATGATGTTGAAGAAGGCCGCAAAGGCTTACAAGCCGTAAAAGTTAAAAAGATATAA
- the mqnE gene encoding aminofutalosine synthase MqnE, producing the protein MDAEEQLQVLLNDDRLPDDLKHIAEKVSRNQRISFDEGVTLYEKGELGYLGVLANYIRQQRHGDKTYFNRNFHIEPTNLCVYDCKFCSYSRLIKQRSEGWEYTMEEMLDIIKKYDNEPVTEVHIVGGVLPQYDLPFYTQLFSSIKAHRPELHVKALTPVEYHYIFKKAKVDYATGMAMMKEAGLESMPGGGAEIFHPEVRDLIAKDKCTADQWLDIHREWHKLGMRSNATMLYGHIEKFHHRVDHMERLRQLQDETSGFQTFIPLKFRNKDNQMSDVAESTVVEDLRNYAIARIYLDNFDHIKAYWAMISRTTAQLSLNFGVDDIDGTLDDTTKIYSMAGAEEQTPAMSTKELVELIKNAGRQPIERDTLYNVVTDYTDYEFPQEAKPQFYRLPVVN; encoded by the coding sequence ATGGACGCTGAAGAACAATTACAGGTATTATTAAATGACGACCGCCTACCAGACGATCTTAAACATATAGCCGAAAAAGTTTCTCGTAACCAACGCATTAGCTTTGACGAAGGTGTAACGCTTTACGAAAAAGGTGAGCTTGGTTATCTTGGTGTTTTAGCCAACTACATCCGCCAGCAACGCCACGGCGATAAAACATATTTTAACCGCAATTTCCATATCGAACCCACAAACCTGTGTGTTTACGATTGTAAATTCTGCTCTTATTCGAGGTTGATTAAACAGCGTTCGGAGGGTTGGGAGTATACTATGGAAGAGATGCTGGACATCATCAAGAAATATGATAATGAGCCGGTTACCGAAGTACACATTGTTGGTGGGGTATTGCCACAATACGACTTGCCTTTCTATACGCAGCTATTCAGCAGCATAAAGGCACACCGCCCCGAACTGCATGTAAAAGCGCTTACCCCGGTCGAATATCATTACATTTTCAAAAAAGCCAAGGTTGATTATGCAACCGGTATGGCCATGATGAAAGAAGCTGGTTTGGAATCGATGCCGGGTGGTGGCGCAGAAATATTTCACCCCGAGGTGCGCGACCTGATTGCCAAAGATAAATGTACTGCCGACCAATGGCTGGATATTCACCGGGAATGGCACAAGCTGGGCATGCGTTCAAATGCTACCATGCTTTATGGGCATATCGAGAAATTCCATCATCGTGTTGACCACATGGAGCGCCTTCGCCAGTTACAAGATGAAACCAGCGGCTTCCAGACGTTTATTCCGCTGAAGTTCCGTAACAAAGACAATCAAATGTCTGATGTGGCAGAATCAACCGTTGTTGAAGATTTGCGCAATTATGCAATTGCCCGTATATATCTGGATAACTTCGATCACATTAAAGCTTACTGGGCGATGATCAGCCGTACTACGGCGCAATTGTCGCTGAATTTTGGTGTGGATGATATTGACGGTACACTTGATGATACCACTAAGATTTATTCAATGGCAGGCGCTGAAGAGCAAACACCAGCCATGAGTACCAAAGAGCTTGTTGAACTTATCAAAAATGCAGGCCGCCAGCCAATTGAACGTGATACGCTTTATAACGTGGTGACCGACTACACTGATTACGAGTTTCCGCAAGAAGCAAAACCACAATTTTACCGTTTACCTGTTGTCAACTAA
- a CDS encoding histidine phosphatase family protein: MIIKTLYIVRHGQTDLNKQGIVQGRGMDTDLNEEGRRQAQLFYRSYGYIDFDKIYISTLKRTQQSIQPFIDKGIPFEKLPGLDELAWGIHEGQPSTPETKAAFLHLMREWTRGNLDEKFENGESPNEVQARQKEALDHIMSKPEEKTVLVCMHGRAMRLLLCLLTEQPLTKMESFPHQNLVLYKVTYNGEKFEIADFNNSIHLQYS, translated from the coding sequence ATGATCATTAAAACATTATACATTGTACGCCATGGGCAAACCGATTTAAACAAACAAGGCATTGTTCAGGGGCGTGGAATGGATACTGATTTAAATGAAGAAGGACGCAGGCAGGCACAACTTTTTTACCGATCATACGGTTATATCGATTTTGATAAGATCTATATTTCTACACTGAAACGTACACAACAAAGCATTCAGCCGTTTATAGATAAAGGTATTCCGTTTGAAAAATTGCCCGGTCTTGATGAGTTGGCCTGGGGCATACATGAAGGACAGCCGAGCACACCCGAAACTAAAGCCGCTTTTTTGCACCTGATGCGAGAATGGACACGCGGTAACCTGGACGAAAAGTTTGAAAATGGTGAAAGCCCTAACGAGGTGCAAGCTCGCCAGAAAGAAGCTTTAGATCATATCATGAGCAAGCCGGAAGAAAAAACCGTGCTTGTTTGTATGCATGGCCGTGCCATGCGCCTGCTGCTTTGCTTGCTCACAGAGCAGCCATTAACTAAAATGGAAAGCTTCCCGCATCAAAACCTGGTTTTGTATAAAGTGACTTACAACGGCGAAAAATTTGAGATCGCCGATTTTAACAATTCTATCCATTTACAATATTCCTGA
- a CDS encoding glycoside hydrolase family 15 protein yields MERHIYQTGIIGNCGFLAHINKNTNVEWLCWPRFDSTFIFGGLLDKDKGGEFSILPQGNYTSNQYYLENTNVLITDVTEENGAIYRITDFAPRFYQNQRYYKPLMLIRKIEAIEGTPRIRVKCEPVSDYGQTKLHVNRGSNHIQYLGGDENIRLTTNIPISYVFDEQYFVLNECKYLVMTYGEPLEAALVSTAERFLRETVQYWRTWIKHSSIAGFYQQFVIRSALALKIHQYEDTGAIIAASTTSLPESPGSTRNWDYRFCWLRDTYYVITSLNHIGHFEEMERYFSYITDISFGTEYRYQPLYGITGQKDLVEHTLDYLEGYMGNQPVRIGNQASEHIQNDIYGQVLISMLPLYTDHRFIFAERKDSVKWVDFLLQKIERTIDEKDAGIWEFRNMANIHCYTNLFQWAGACAAEKMARTINHQELIDRALSLKNRAAAHIESCYDPERRVYTNAAGSKYLDASTLQLIMMNYLDPASDRAKDHLKALEAELRTPNGLFYRYLHADDFGKPKTTFLICAFWYVEALACVGRIDDAIREFENLLQYSNHLKLFSEDVDENDGSQWGNFPQAYSHVGLMNAAYRIAMKLDRPIFL; encoded by the coding sequence ATGGAACGACACATATACCAGACCGGAATAATTGGCAATTGCGGTTTTTTAGCACATATCAATAAAAATACAAATGTTGAGTGGCTTTGCTGGCCACGATTCGACAGCACTTTCATCTTTGGCGGACTGTTGGATAAGGATAAAGGCGGCGAGTTTTCGATACTTCCACAGGGCAATTACACCTCCAATCAGTACTATCTTGAAAATACGAATGTTTTAATTACAGACGTTACTGAAGAAAACGGTGCCATTTATCGCATCACCGATTTTGCACCACGTTTTTACCAAAACCAACGCTATTATAAACCCTTGATGCTGATCCGTAAGATTGAAGCTATTGAGGGTACGCCGCGTATCAGGGTAAAGTGCGAACCGGTTTCAGATTATGGGCAAACTAAGCTTCATGTAAATCGCGGCAGTAACCATATTCAGTATTTAGGGGGCGATGAAAATATCCGCCTTACAACCAATATCCCTATCAGTTATGTATTTGACGAGCAATACTTTGTGCTTAACGAATGCAAGTACCTGGTAATGACTTATGGTGAACCGCTTGAGGCTGCCTTAGTTAGTACAGCCGAGCGTTTTCTGCGCGAAACCGTACAATACTGGCGTACATGGATCAAGCATTCGTCTATCGCAGGTTTTTACCAGCAATTTGTAATACGTTCTGCCCTAGCTTTGAAAATACACCAGTACGAAGACACGGGGGCTATTATAGCCGCCAGTACAACCAGTTTACCCGAATCGCCGGGTAGTACCCGTAACTGGGATTACCGTTTTTGCTGGTTACGCGATACTTATTATGTCATTACCTCTTTAAATCATATCGGGCATTTCGAGGAAATGGAGCGGTACTTCTCTTACATCACCGACATCTCTTTCGGAACTGAATACCGTTATCAGCCGTTGTATGGTATCACGGGTCAGAAGGACCTTGTAGAACATACTTTGGATTATCTGGAAGGTTACATGGGCAACCAGCCTGTAAGGATTGGTAATCAGGCATCAGAACATATCCAAAACGATATATATGGACAGGTGCTGATCTCCATGTTGCCTTTATACACGGATCATCGTTTCATTTTTGCCGAGCGAAAAGATTCGGTTAAATGGGTAGACTTTCTGCTACAAAAAATTGAGCGTACCATTGACGAAAAGGATGCAGGTATCTGGGAATTCAGAAACATGGCTAACATCCATTGCTATACCAATCTTTTCCAATGGGCTGGTGCATGTGCCGCCGAAAAAATGGCACGTACCATCAACCATCAGGAATTGATTGACCGCGCATTATCGCTTAAGAACCGTGCAGCTGCTCACATTGAAAGCTGTTATGACCCTGAACGTCGCGTATATACTAATGCGGCTGGCAGCAAATACCTTGATGCAAGCACCTTGCAACTGATTATGATGAACTACCTTGATCCTGCATCAGACAGGGCTAAGGATCATTTGAAAGCGCTTGAAGCAGAGTTACGCACACCTAACGGTTTATTTTACCGTTACCTGCATGCTGATGATTTTGGTAAACCGAAGACTACCTTCCTGATCTGCGCATTTTGGTATGTAGAGGCATTAGCTTGCGTTGGCCGTATTGATGATGCGATACGTGAGTTTGAGAACTTATTGCAATACAGTAATCACCTTAAGCTATTTAGTGAAGATGTGGATGAAAATGATGGCAGCCAATGGGGTAATTTCCCGCAGGCATACAGCCACGTAGGTTTGATGAATGCGGCTTACCGTATCGCAATGAAATTAGACAGGCCGATATTCTTGTAA
- a CDS encoding (Fe-S)-binding protein has translation MKVELFIPCFVDQIYPETAFNTVKVLEKAGCEVVYNTNQTCCGQPAFNAGFWDDAKAIGSKFLNDFSDNGVIVSPSASCTGMVRNYYGDLFTNTTAHNKCRAIQGNIYELSDFLVNILQFDYFGAELEGRAVYHDSCSGLRECKIKEEPRQLLSKVLGLELLNMPDNETCCGFGGTFSVKFDAISSAMAQQKVDHAMDMNADYIISTDASCLMHLQGYIDKQQLPIKTLHLADVLAGGWGNV, from the coding sequence ATGAAGGTCGAGCTGTTTATTCCGTGTTTTGTTGATCAGATATACCCAGAAACTGCTTTTAATACTGTAAAGGTGCTTGAAAAAGCAGGTTGTGAAGTGGTTTATAATACCAATCAAACATGCTGCGGCCAACCTGCCTTTAATGCCGGTTTTTGGGATGATGCCAAAGCAATAGGCAGCAAGTTTCTGAATGATTTCTCTGATAATGGCGTAATTGTTTCACCATCAGCCTCATGTACAGGCATGGTGCGCAACTATTACGGCGATCTTTTCACCAATACCACTGCGCATAATAAATGCCGGGCTATACAGGGCAATATTTATGAACTGTCAGACTTCCTGGTAAACATACTTCAATTCGATTATTTTGGTGCCGAACTGGAAGGCAGAGCGGTTTATCATGATAGTTGCAGCGGTTTGCGCGAGTGCAAAATTAAAGAAGAACCACGCCAGCTTCTAAGCAAGGTATTAGGATTGGAACTATTGAATATGCCGGATAACGAAACCTGCTGCGGTTTTGGAGGCACATTTTCAGTAAAGTTTGATGCGATATCCAGCGCAATGGCACAGCAAAAAGTTGATCACGCCATGGATATGAATGCTGACTACATCATCTCTACAGATGCTTCATGTCTTATGCACCTGCAAGGCTATATCGATAAACAACAATTACCCATTAAAACCCTTCACCTTGCTGATGTACTTGCCGGTGGGTGGGGCAATGTTTAA
- a CDS encoding trans-sulfuration enzyme family protein: MHTETIAIHAGNHTDEGTRAVIQPIVLSSTFERDANGEYPKGYIYGRAKNPNRSALENVLAKLEQGIDAAAFSSGNAAGMAVFQSLKTGTHIIAPDDMYHGLRNQLKTLFAGILEFDFIDETNLELVKQTIKHNTGLIWIETPSNPLLKVSDIGSLVQIAHEHNIKVVCDNTFATPICQLPLTLGADLVMHSTTKYFGGHSDLTGGVLITSKTDEWWERIRQVQEMGGAIPSPMDCYWLTRSIKTLPYRMRGHVHNAHLLAQFLESHAKVESVMYPGLESHPQHELAQKQMLSFGGMLSFLVKGDVNDTAKVINAVKLFTQATSLGGVESLIEHRALVEGPDTKTPKNLLRVSVGLEHIDDLIEDLSNALSVI; the protein is encoded by the coding sequence ATGCATACCGAAACTATAGCCATACACGCAGGCAACCATACCGACGAAGGTACCCGCGCCGTAATACAACCGATAGTACTGTCATCAACTTTTGAGCGCGATGCTAACGGTGAGTATCCCAAAGGTTATATTTATGGCAGGGCAAAAAACCCAAACCGCTCTGCGTTAGAGAATGTGCTTGCCAAGCTTGAACAGGGAATAGATGCTGCTGCATTTTCATCAGGTAATGCTGCCGGTATGGCTGTATTTCAGTCGCTTAAGACAGGCACACACATCATCGCACCTGACGATATGTACCACGGGTTGCGTAATCAGCTTAAGACACTTTTTGCCGGTATACTTGAATTTGATTTTATTGACGAAACCAACCTGGAACTGGTAAAGCAGACCATCAAACACAATACAGGGTTGATATGGATAGAAACACCATCGAACCCATTGCTTAAAGTAAGCGACATTGGCAGCCTTGTACAAATTGCACATGAGCATAATATTAAGGTAGTTTGCGACAATACCTTTGCTACGCCAATTTGCCAGTTGCCATTAACGCTTGGTGCTGATTTGGTAATGCACTCTACCACTAAGTATTTTGGCGGCCATAGCGACCTTACAGGCGGTGTGTTAATCACCTCTAAAACAGATGAGTGGTGGGAACGTATCCGCCAGGTACAGGAAATGGGCGGTGCAATTCCTTCGCCGATGGATTGTTACTGGCTTACCAGAAGTATCAAAACGCTGCCCTACCGCATGCGCGGACACGTACACAATGCTCATCTATTAGCCCAGTTTTTAGAAAGCCACGCTAAAGTGGAAAGCGTAATGTATCCTGGACTGGAAAGCCATCCTCAGCATGAATTAGCCCAAAAACAGATGCTGTCTTTCGGTGGAATGCTTTCGTTCCTGGTAAAAGGCGACGTTAATGATACCGCCAAGGTAATTAATGCAGTAAAGTTATTTACACAGGCTACCAGCTTAGGTGGTGTAGAAAGCCTGATTGAGCATCGTGCGCTTGTTGAGGGGCCTGACACCAAAACGCCTAAAAATCTGCTTAGGGTATCTGTAGGATTAGAGCATATTGATGATCTAATTGAAGATTTATCAAATGCTTTATCTGTAATTTAA